In a single window of the Campylobacter iguaniorum genome:
- the lpxC gene encoding UDP-3-O-acyl-N-acetylglucosamine deacetylase produces the protein MKQTTIAKKVEGIGIGLHKGEPIKIVLEPMDIDSGIVFYRSDLGTSFRAEPKNVINTQMATVVGNTKGYVSTIEHLLSAINGYGIDNIRIVLDANEVPVMDGSAISFCMMLDEAGIRELEAKKKVLVVKKEVEVREGDKYVKVTPSKNPKFNYTIKFENPVIGKQSYTFEFSKENFINEIARARTFGFLKDVQKLNSMGLALGGSLDNAVVIDDNRILNPEGLRFENEFVRHKILDAIGDISLLGAPMVGDYEAYAGSHDLNHKLTVAILSDEKNYEMVTLDEKAPEYAKAFA, from the coding sequence TTGAAACAAACAACAATAGCAAAAAAGGTTGAGGGAATTGGCATAGGTCTTCACAAAGGTGAGCCTATCAAAATCGTCCTTGAGCCTATGGATATAGATTCTGGTATAGTTTTTTATAGAAGTGATTTGGGGACTAGCTTTAGGGCTGAACCAAAAAATGTCATAAATACACAAATGGCAACAGTAGTTGGCAACACAAAGGGTTATGTCTCGACTATAGAGCACCTTTTGAGCGCGATAAATGGCTATGGAATAGACAATATTCGCATCGTTTTAGACGCAAACGAAGTTCCAGTAATGGACGGAAGTGCAATAAGCTTTTGTATGATGCTTGATGAAGCGGGCATTCGTGAGCTTGAAGCCAAGAAAAAAGTCCTTGTAGTAAAAAAAGAAGTAGAAGTAAGAGAAGGTGATAAATACGTCAAAGTAACGCCTAGCAAAAATCCTAAATTCAACTACACTATCAAATTTGAAAACCCAGTAATAGGCAAACAAAGCTACACTTTTGAGTTTAGCAAAGAAAATTTCATAAACGAAATAGCAAGAGCTAGAACTTTTGGCTTTTTAAAAGACGTCCAAAAGCTAAACTCAATGGGGCTAGCGCTTGGTGGAAGTCTTGATAATGCTGTAGTCATCGATGATAATCGTATCTTAAATCCTGAGGGGCTAAGGTTTGAAAATGAGTTCGTTCGCCATAAAATACTTGATGCGATAGGCGATATAAGCTTGCTTGGAGCTCCTATGGTTGGGGATTATGAAGCATATGCAGGAAGCCACGATCTAAACCACAAACTCACAGTCGCAATCCTAAGCGATGAGAAAAACTATGAAATGGTGACTTTAGATGAAAAAGCTCCAGAGTACGCAAAGGCTTTCGCATAA
- a CDS encoding glycoprotease — protein MLVGIYEDDKLTSQIISEEKASEELINILSDLNSKFDIKSITYANGPGSFMGLKVSYAILKTFCIVKKCDFRAVSGFELNDFGAIRANKTLSFTYNNGNINLEKIEPKPFKLPIILSKLNKSCDTLPNYIIDAV, from the coding sequence ATGCTAGTTGGGATTTATGAAGATGACAAGCTTACTAGCCAGATAATCAGCGAAGAAAAGGCCAGCGAAGAGCTGATAAATATTTTATCAGATTTGAACTCTAAATTTGATATAAAAAGCATAACTTACGCAAATGGACCAGGAAGCTTCATGGGACTAAAAGTAAGCTATGCTATTCTAAAGACATTTTGCATAGTCAAAAAGTGTGATTTTAGAGCAGTTAGTGGCTTTGAACTAAACGACTTTGGAGCCATTAGAGCCAATAAAACGCTTAGTTTCACTTACAATAATGGCAATATAAATTTAGAAAAAATAGAACCAAAGCCATTTAAACTTCCTATAATTTTATCAAAATTAAATAAAAGTTGTGATACTCTTCCAAACTATATCATAGACGCAGTTTAG
- the thrB gene encoding homoserine kinase gives MKILTPATSANLGPGFDTLGLAIKLYNEVVITKQNFRSVCINGEGSDKIGLKKNNTFILIFNEILSQLTGEQMEFRFNFTNNIPFSRGLGSSSSVIVAAIASAYHMAGFKVDKSVVLNKALKYESHPDNISPAVWGGFTTNLVHNGAVYTQRAQLGDELRAVVVIPDKPMSTKQSRNKLPKSYNMIDTVNNVSHASYLTACFLKKDYLSLKIACIDKMHEDYRMPLLPELYDVRKIAYENGSLMSTLSGSGSTFFNLVYRDDAKKIADVLKQSFPNFRVEIYEFDNNGFEIVQS, from the coding sequence TTGAAGATACTTACCCCAGCAACCAGCGCAAATTTAGGCCCTGGTTTTGACACATTGGGCTTAGCTATAAAACTATACAACGAAGTCGTAATCACAAAACAAAACTTTAGATCTGTTTGCATAAATGGTGAAGGCAGCGATAAAATCGGACTTAAAAAAAACAATACATTTATATTGATATTTAATGAAATACTCTCCCAGCTAACTGGCGAGCAAATGGAGTTTAGATTTAATTTCACAAATAATATTCCATTTTCAAGAGGGCTTGGAAGCAGCTCATCAGTCATCGTCGCGGCGATTGCTTCAGCCTATCATATGGCTGGATTTAAAGTAGATAAATCAGTAGTTTTAAACAAAGCCTTAAAATACGAAAGCCACCCAGATAACATATCTCCAGCAGTTTGGGGTGGATTTACCACAAATTTAGTCCATAACGGAGCAGTTTATACCCAAAGAGCCCAGCTTGGCGATGAGCTAAGAGCCGTCGTGGTCATCCCTGATAAACCGATGAGCACAAAGCAATCAAGAAACAAACTTCCAAAATCTTATAATATGATTGATACTGTAAATAACGTTTCTCACGCTTCATATCTAACTGCTTGTTTTTTAAAAAAAGACTACTTATCTCTTAAAATAGCTTGCATAGATAAAATGCACGAAGATTACCGTATGCCTTTGCTTCCAGAGCTTTACGATGTGCGTAAAATAGCCTATGAAAACGGATCTTTGATGAGTACGCTCTCAGGCAGTGGCTCGACGTTTTTTAACCTAGTTTATAGAGATGATGCGAAGAAAATTGCAGACGTTTTAAAACAAAGTTTTCCAAATTTTAGAGTGGAGATTTATGAATTTGACAACAATGGCTTTGAAATAGTACAAAGCTAA
- a CDS encoding YlxR family protein translates to MNKFHKPIRMCVVCKGRFFQKELFKFGSINGEITPNPKNIRSFYICNECINKDKKDLKKPLSRFSKNSVNLKEMLANG, encoded by the coding sequence ATGAACAAATTTCATAAACCTATAAGAATGTGTGTGGTTTGTAAAGGTAGATTTTTCCAAAAAGAACTTTTTAAATTTGGCTCCATAAATGGTGAAATAACTCCAAATCCAAAAAACATCAGATCATTTTATATATGTAATGAGTGTATAAATAAAGACAAAAAAGACCTAAAAAAGCCACTTTCAAGGTTTAGTAAAAATAGCGTAAATTTAAAGGAGATGCTAGCAAATGGCTAA
- the infB gene encoding translation initiation factor IF-2, producing the protein MAKIRISEIAKELGYSSKEILEKAVEIGFKVTTAASAVSDEDAAKLYDFVQFGKKPESAEKKNTKKEASPKIQKPKVEPKKEEIQEVTPQKIVETVEIKQAQVIEKKEDSQPQAPSKTESLASASLAKRRGLVIVKKKKDEVIAQSPKKPSSEPINKNLEAIFSSSDDSFKKKKKEKKTVIATKKENSAKIDLLDAVSFSDDIALDDDDVVVLPDLTVKPIEVERTQTVKKQLNIYKPAQNNSYNFEGGIQRGSRKKHKKVVRDKENDAIASVNIPKEIRLYEFADKIKKSPSEIIAKLFMLGKMTTKNDFLEEDEIEILGAEFDIEINIIDTAEEFDYVKAYEDDTDENITVEDEETRAPVVTIMGHVDHGKTSLLDYIRSSRVASGEAGGITQHVGAYMVEKNGKNITFIDTPGHEAFTAMRARGAEVTDIVIIVVAADDGVKPQTKEAINHAKAAGVPIIIAINKMDKESANPDLVKTGLAELDILPTEWGGNYEFVPISAKTGMGVEDLLEIVLLQAELLELKANPNRDAKATIIESSLQKGRGPVATIIVENGTLRVGDTIVAGVAYGKVRALQDDKGNALKSIKPGECGVIIGLSEVPDAGETLISVKTDKEAREYAQKKYEYLRQKELSKSTKVTIDELSAKIAEGELKTLPVIIKADVQGSLEAIKASLEKLRNDEIKVNVIHAGVGGISQSDVGLASASANCVILGFNIRPTGEVKEKAKEKGVEIKTYNVIYNLIDDVKALLSGLMSPVISEEDLGQAVIRQVINVPKIGQIAGCMVTDGSIHRGAKIRVIRDGVVVFEGNISSLKRFKDDAKEVAKGYECGVGIEGYNDMREGDYIESYKEVENKVEL; encoded by the coding sequence ATGGCTAAAATTAGAATTAGTGAAATTGCAAAAGAACTTGGTTATTCAAGTAAAGAAATCTTAGAAAAAGCAGTCGAAATCGGCTTCAAAGTAACTACTGCTGCAAGTGCAGTTAGTGATGAAGACGCTGCAAAACTCTACGACTTTGTTCAATTTGGTAAAAAACCAGAGAGTGCAGAGAAAAAAAATACCAAAAAAGAAGCTAGCCCAAAAATACAAAAGCCAAAAGTAGAACCTAAAAAAGAGGAAATTCAAGAAGTAACCCCTCAAAAAATAGTTGAAACAGTAGAAATAAAGCAAGCCCAAGTGATAGAAAAAAAAGAAGATAGCCAGCCACAGGCTCCAAGCAAAACCGAGAGCTTAGCTAGTGCAAGTCTAGCAAAAAGACGTGGTCTAGTAATAGTCAAAAAGAAAAAAGATGAAGTCATCGCTCAAAGCCCTAAAAAACCATCATCTGAGCCTATAAATAAAAATTTAGAAGCTATATTTAGCAGTAGCGACGATAGTTTTAAGAAAAAGAAAAAAGAGAAAAAAACAGTTATTGCCACCAAAAAAGAGAACTCAGCAAAGATAGATTTGCTTGACGCTGTAAGTTTCAGCGATGATATAGCCCTTGATGACGACGATGTAGTGGTTTTGCCAGATCTTACAGTAAAACCTATAGAAGTAGAACGCACTCAAACTGTTAAAAAACAGCTAAATATCTACAAACCAGCTCAAAATAATAGTTATAATTTTGAAGGTGGTATCCAAAGAGGAAGTCGTAAAAAACATAAAAAAGTTGTTAGAGATAAAGAAAACGACGCTATTGCAAGTGTAAATATACCAAAAGAAATTCGTCTATATGAATTTGCAGATAAAATCAAAAAATCTCCAAGCGAAATCATAGCCAAACTATTTATGCTTGGTAAAATGACAACCAAAAACGACTTCTTAGAAGAAGATGAGATAGAGATTTTGGGTGCTGAATTTGATATAGAGATCAATATCATAGATACTGCTGAAGAGTTTGACTATGTCAAAGCTTACGAAGATGATACTGATGAAAATATCACAGTAGAAGACGAAGAAACAAGAGCTCCAGTAGTTACTATAATGGGTCACGTTGATCATGGTAAAACTAGCTTACTTGATTATATAAGAAGCTCACGCGTAGCTAGCGGAGAGGCTGGCGGTATCACTCAACACGTGGGTGCATATATGGTAGAAAAAAATGGCAAAAACATAACTTTTATAGACACTCCAGGACACGAAGCATTTACAGCTATGAGAGCAAGAGGAGCTGAGGTTACTGATATAGTCATCATCGTAGTAGCAGCTGATGATGGTGTAAAACCACAAACAAAAGAGGCGATAAACCATGCTAAAGCAGCTGGCGTGCCTATCATCATCGCGATTAATAAAATGGATAAAGAAAGTGCAAATCCAGATCTAGTAAAAACTGGTCTTGCTGAGCTTGACATACTTCCTACTGAATGGGGTGGAAACTATGAATTTGTTCCTATTTCAGCAAAAACTGGTATGGGCGTAGAAGATTTACTTGAAATAGTCTTGCTTCAAGCAGAACTGTTAGAGCTAAAAGCCAATCCAAACAGAGACGCAAAAGCTACTATCATCGAAAGCTCACTCCAAAAAGGTCGTGGTCCAGTAGCTACTATCATTGTAGAAAATGGTACATTAAGAGTTGGTGATACGATAGTTGCTGGCGTGGCTTATGGTAAGGTCAGAGCGCTTCAAGATGACAAAGGAAATGCACTAAAGTCAATAAAACCAGGAGAGTGTGGCGTCATCATCGGACTTAGCGAAGTTCCAGACGCTGGAGAGACTTTAATAAGTGTAAAAACAGATAAAGAAGCTAGAGAATACGCTCAAAAGAAATATGAATATTTACGCCAAAAAGAGCTTAGTAAATCAACAAAAGTAACCATAGACGAGCTTAGCGCTAAGATAGCTGAAGGTGAGCTAAAAACTCTTCCAGTCATCATTAAAGCTGACGTCCAAGGCTCACTAGAAGCTATCAAAGCTAGCCTTGAGAAGCTAAGAAATGATGAGATAAAAGTAAATGTTATACACGCAGGAGTGGGTGGAATATCTCAAAGCGACGTTGGTCTAGCAAGTGCTAGTGCAAACTGTGTGATTTTAGGATTTAATATCCGTCCAACTGGCGAAGTCAAAGAAAAAGCTAAAGAAAAAGGCGTAGAGATCAAAACTTATAACGTCATTTATAACCTTATTGATGATGTAAAAGCCTTGCTTAGCGGACTTATGAGTCCAGTTATCAGCGAAGAAGACCTTGGTCAAGCAGTTATCCGCCAAGTCATCAATGTACCAAAAATAGGACAAATTGCTGGATGTATGGTAACTGATGGAAGTATCCACAGAGGAGCAAAAATCCGTGTAATCCGTGATGGTGTAGTTGTATTTGAGGGCAATATCAGCTCACTTAAACGCTTCAAAGATGACGCAAAAGAGGTCGCAAAAGGCTATGAATGTGGCGTAGGTATCGAAGGATACAACGACATGAGAGAGGGCGATTATATAGAAAGCTACAAAGAAGTGGAAAACAAGGTAGAGCTATGA
- the rbfA gene encoding 30S ribosome-binding factor RbfA: protein MNPAEVKRLRTESVLKELIPEALSSLEDPYLKGLCVTDVECKKGRYDAFVYLDKMMLDEKEQAYVLSHLRHVERHIQNHCMAAEGWYRAPNFHFKFDERLEYQNHIDKLFDKVSSELEKGKK from the coding sequence ATGAATCCAGCCGAAGTCAAACGCCTAAGAACTGAAAGTGTGCTAAAAGAGCTTATTCCAGAAGCTCTAAGCAGCCTTGAAGATCCATATCTAAAAGGTCTTTGTGTGACAGATGTCGAGTGCAAAAAGGGCAGATATGACGCCTTTGTTTATCTAGATAAAATGATGCTAGATGAGAAAGAACAAGCTTATGTTTTAAGCCACCTAAGACACGTAGAAAGACACATCCAAAACCACTGCATGGCAGCTGAGGGCTGGTATAGAGCTCCAAATTTTCATTTTAAATTTGATGAAAGGCTTGAATACCAAAATCATATTGATAAGCTTTTTGATAAAGTCAGCAGTGAGCTTGAAAAGGGTAAAAAATGA
- the rimP gene encoding ribosome maturation factor RimP — MTDLSNLVAQCGVKLYDTEVVNENGRVIYRVYITKDGGVKLDDCEAVSRLLSPIYDVMPPVSGDYILEVSSPGLERKLSKFEHFAASIGELAKINLNDKTEIKGKIIGVSENSVTIEPDQEIKFEDIKKARTYMEW, encoded by the coding sequence ATGACAGATTTATCAAATTTAGTCGCACAATGTGGCGTAAAACTCTATGACACAGAAGTCGTAAATGAAAATGGCAGAGTCATTTATAGGGTTTACATCACAAAAGATGGCGGAGTAAAACTAGATGATTGTGAAGCAGTAAGTAGGCTTTTGTCGCCTATTTATGATGTTATGCCACCAGTTAGCGGGGATTATATTTTGGAAGTTTCGAGTCCAGGACTAGAGCGAAAGCTTAGTAAATTTGAGCATTTTGCTGCTAGTATAGGCGAACTTGCTAAGATAAATCTAAACGACAAAACCGAGATAAAAGGCAAGATAATAGGCGTTAGCGAAAATAGCGTCACAATTGAGCCAGATCAAGAGATCAAATTTGAAGATATAAAAAAAGCAAGAACTTATATGGAGTGGTAA
- the ribD gene encoding bifunctional diaminohydroxyphosphoribosylaminopyrimidine deaminase/5-amino-6-(5-phosphoribosylamino)uracil reductase RibD, with product MNDEFYMNLAIDEAWKYQFLTYPNPAVGCLILSKNGEILSCEAHQKAGMPHAELNAVISALQRLNPNLKAVFKTAKNANELYALALQNHANLLSGARAYVSLEPCSHHGKTPPCANLLKELGFAKVIIATKDVSEHAKGGEQVLNVAGISTQIGVCKDRADELLEPFWAWSNGNFSFFKIALTQNGVASGGIISNHASRTHTHAIRSLVSLLVIGGNTVRTDRPTLDTRLINGGKNPDVLIYSNETKFDTSIPLFSIKDRKVTISNSLEAAFERHFVMFEGGGNALSNLDKRVKWLLIYRSNEFKDAKNISLNLKIKIMHRAEFDDNELLWCKIIN from the coding sequence ATGAACGATGAATTTTATATGAACCTAGCCATTGATGAGGCTTGGAAATATCAGTTTTTGACATATCCAAATCCAGCAGTTGGCTGCCTAATTTTAAGTAAAAATGGCGAGATTTTAAGCTGTGAAGCCCACCAAAAAGCTGGCATGCCTCACGCTGAGCTAAATGCCGTAATTTCAGCACTACAAAGACTAAATCCAAATTTAAAAGCCGTTTTTAAAACCGCCAAAAATGCAAATGAGCTATACGCACTTGCCTTGCAAAATCATGCAAATTTGCTAAGTGGCGCGAGGGCTTATGTGAGCCTTGAGCCTTGCAGCCATCATGGCAAAACGCCACCTTGTGCAAATTTGCTAAAAGAGCTTGGTTTTGCAAAAGTGATAATTGCTACCAAAGACGTGAGCGAGCATGCAAAAGGTGGCGAGCAAGTGCTAAATGTGGCTGGAATTAGCACGCAAATAGGCGTTTGCAAAGATAGAGCTGATGAGCTTTTGGAGCCATTTTGGGCTTGGAGCAACGGCAATTTTAGCTTTTTTAAAATCGCTCTTACGCAAAATGGTGTCGCAAGTGGTGGGATTATATCAAACCACGCTAGCCGCACACATACTCACGCCATTAGAAGCCTTGTAAGTTTGCTAGTAATCGGTGGCAACACAGTTCGCACCGATCGCCCTACGCTAGATACTAGGCTTATAAACGGTGGCAAAAATCCAGATGTTTTAATCTATTCTAATGAGACTAAATTTGATACTTCAATCCCACTTTTTAGCATAAAAGATAGAAAGGTAACCATTTCAAACTCGCTTGAAGCAGCTTTTGAGCGGCATTTTGTGATGTTTGAAGGTGGAGGAAATGCACTTTCAAATTTAGATAAGAGAGTAAAATGGCTTTTAATTTACCGCTCAAATGAGTTTAAAGATGCTAAAAATATTAGTCTAAATTTGAAGATAAAAATTATGCACAGGGCTGAATTTGATGATAATGAGCTTTTATGGTGTAAAATTATAAATTAA